A single Polyangiaceae bacterium DNA region contains:
- a CDS encoding RNA polymerase factor sigma-32, whose product MATQSDPEVSRYITMTQHLPKLSREEEVELALAWRDQGKQSAADKLLAAHLRYVVAIAVKYRRYGLPIGELIAEGNFGLVHALSKFEPERGNRFVTYAAYWIRAYILNYIIRSWSLVGVGSGALRSKMFFKLRRERVKITNLLGEGEAADTALAEKFGVSTTQLRSMMRRLESRDVSLDTKVFDDSGTTMLDTLVSEDTDQESTLAGDEVGQMRREAIGEAMKALDPRERFIVEERLMADPEDELSLAEIGRRLGVSRERARQLEARAKRKLKTQIAELSRNAGKDLLELDSAA is encoded by the coding sequence ATGGCTACTCAGAGCGACCCCGAAGTCTCCCGCTACATCACCATGACTCAGCACCTGCCGAAGCTGAGCCGTGAGGAAGAGGTTGAGCTGGCGCTTGCATGGCGCGATCAGGGCAAGCAGTCCGCCGCCGACAAACTTCTTGCTGCGCACCTGCGCTACGTCGTTGCCATCGCTGTGAAGTACCGCCGCTACGGCCTGCCCATCGGCGAGCTGATCGCTGAAGGCAACTTCGGATTGGTGCACGCGCTGAGCAAGTTCGAGCCGGAGCGAGGCAACCGCTTCGTCACCTACGCTGCCTACTGGATTCGCGCGTACATCCTCAACTACATCATTCGCTCCTGGTCGCTGGTTGGCGTCGGCTCGGGCGCACTCCGCTCGAAGATGTTCTTCAAGCTGCGTCGTGAGCGCGTGAAGATCACGAACCTGCTCGGTGAAGGTGAAGCCGCCGACACGGCGCTAGCAGAGAAGTTCGGCGTCAGCACCACGCAGCTGCGCTCGATGATGCGTCGCTTGGAGTCACGCGACGTATCTCTCGACACCAAGGTCTTCGACGACTCTGGCACCACGATGCTCGACACGTTGGTCTCTGAGGACACCGATCAAGAGTCGACCCTCGCTGGAGACGAGGTCGGCCAGATGCGCCGTGAGGCAATCGGCGAGGCGATGAAGGCCCTCGACCCCCGAGAGCGTTTCATCGTGGAAGAGCGGCTGATGGCCGACCCGGAGGACGAACTTTCCCTTGCGGAAATCGGTCGCCGTCTCGGAGTGAGCCGGGAGCGCGCACGCCAGCTCGAGGCGCGGGCGAAGCGGAAGCTCAAGACACAGATCGCAGAGCTCTCGCGCAACGCCGGCAAGGATCTGTTGGAACTCGACTCTGCCGCCTGA
- a CDS encoding class I SAM-dependent methyltransferase has translation MEAAQFWNRVAASYARSPIADTDAYEATLERVRTHLKTTDHALELGCGTGTTALRLADAVDCYTASDFSSAMLEIGREKARAAHITNVDFRTVELGGAQLEEGYDVALAFNVLHLVPDLPAALEQIRGALRPGGRFISKTPCWPDSAVPLKYRALGTVLPIMRLLGKAPDFVKLRPVAELEQLFRDAGFDFIEVGDYPKHPPSHLIVAQKPLAH, from the coding sequence ATGGAAGCAGCCCAATTCTGGAACCGAGTCGCCGCGAGTTACGCGCGCTCCCCCATCGCAGACACCGACGCCTACGAGGCGACCTTGGAGCGAGTGCGCACTCACCTCAAAACGACAGACCATGCTCTCGAACTGGGGTGCGGTACTGGAACCACCGCCCTGCGACTAGCAGATGCCGTGGACTGCTACACGGCTAGCGACTTTTCTAGCGCCATGCTGGAAATCGGCAGAGAAAAGGCCCGCGCAGCTCACATCACCAACGTCGACTTCAGGACCGTGGAACTCGGGGGTGCTCAGTTGGAGGAAGGCTACGACGTGGCGCTGGCGTTCAACGTGCTTCACTTGGTGCCCGACTTGCCAGCAGCGCTCGAGCAAATCCGGGGCGCGCTACGCCCAGGCGGCCGCTTCATCTCGAAGACCCCGTGTTGGCCGGACAGCGCCGTGCCGCTGAAATACCGCGCGCTCGGGACGGTACTGCCGATCATGCGCTTGCTGGGCAAAGCGCCGGACTTCGTGAAGCTGCGCCCCGTCGCGGAGCTCGAGCAGCTCTTTCGGGACGCGGGTTTCGACTTCATCGAGGTCGGCGACTATCCAAAGCACCCGCCGAGCCACCTCATCGTGGCGCAAAAGCCCTTGGCTCACTGA
- the erpA gene encoding iron-sulfur cluster insertion protein ErpA, producing the protein MISITELAAGKVREIADAEGLQGQGLRLRVIGGGCAGFQYDLYFEDTPTDMDETFESNGVQLYIDPLSYQYLDGTEIDFVEGVHGSGFKFGNPNVSGTCGCGSSFSV; encoded by the coding sequence ATGATCAGCATCACAGAACTCGCAGCAGGCAAGGTACGGGAAATCGCGGACGCGGAGGGCCTCCAAGGCCAAGGCCTCCGATTGCGGGTGATTGGCGGCGGTTGCGCCGGCTTCCAGTACGATTTGTACTTCGAAGACACGCCTACGGACATGGACGAAACCTTCGAGTCGAACGGCGTCCAGCTCTACATCGACCCCCTCAGCTACCAGTACCTCGACGGCACCGAGATCGACTTCGTCGAAGGTGTGCACGGCTCCGGCTTCAAGTTCGGCAACCCGAACGTGTCCGGCACCTGCGGCTGCGGCTCCAGTTTCTCCGTCTAA
- a CDS encoding cobalamin B12-binding domain-containing protein, which yields MTRVDRPRVLLLWPGGLFSGGGNFGVPQLLSLAQALKRGADADVEIMDLDSERVLNPRGIDFSELAHKGYDLVGVSCYSSYDYLKVIALGELLREHLPRAWLVVGGYHPSARPGDFTREGSPFDFVVVGDGERPLLRLVEALGSGKRPLNRVLGPDSVPHPGELMPYPWELLDRYRPIARRLASQAEIYLSRGCPFDCAFCMERAKRDVSWRSLEPLHAVEELHRLDQYLDLSDWTLFIADALFGMKQAWRREFLEALAARPIRARKIWLLIRVDLIEEEDFRLMARANIGPGFGLESGDPEQLRRIRKAGKLERYLDKMLTVAEWARTYQVPFGANIIVGHPGETEKSLRTSAAYMQKLFLEHPKGSHGFLSVDPFRLYPGSPIDEERATWEAQTGMRVHRYPWWEDGDQDFLSEWVDASGELDYRATQRLVSELFDPILQALPEHFAYTGPARDYFMRAISEQVEHTRDRAHLRKLGLWHLWSGLHYASTSEARHHRMIEDSELQARAKRERIGLVERVRRHVPLSPELERAMLEVPRERFVPAELVHRAAEDVALRLDDSGQSTISAPHAYALSFNALDIEPGDQVADLGGGSGYGAALLAELVGPQGNVTSIEYDPKLVCWAQQNLAPWPWAQALAGDAHDVALWRGANKVSIGFALDELPPAFIEALPVGGRLVAPVHPAEPRDDRSQDLLLVTRTALGFETQRLERVLYVPDRGTSREPSSASS from the coding sequence GTGACCCGCGTCGACCGCCCACGCGTGCTGCTGTTGTGGCCTGGTGGCTTGTTTTCCGGCGGCGGAAACTTTGGAGTTCCACAGCTCCTGAGCCTCGCCCAAGCGCTGAAGCGTGGCGCCGACGCCGACGTCGAGATCATGGATCTCGACTCGGAGCGCGTGCTGAATCCCCGCGGCATCGATTTCTCGGAGCTCGCTCACAAAGGCTACGACCTGGTCGGCGTCAGCTGCTACTCGTCCTACGACTACCTGAAGGTGATCGCCCTCGGTGAGCTGCTCCGCGAGCACCTGCCGCGCGCCTGGCTGGTGGTCGGTGGCTACCACCCAAGCGCGCGCCCCGGCGATTTTACGCGGGAGGGCTCGCCCTTCGACTTCGTGGTCGTCGGCGATGGCGAACGACCACTCCTGCGCCTCGTTGAGGCCCTAGGCAGCGGTAAGCGGCCGCTCAATCGCGTCCTGGGTCCCGACTCGGTTCCCCATCCGGGCGAGCTGATGCCCTACCCGTGGGAGCTCTTGGATCGCTATCGCCCCATCGCGCGGCGCTTGGCCTCCCAGGCGGAGATCTACCTCTCACGCGGCTGCCCCTTCGACTGCGCGTTCTGTATGGAGCGGGCGAAGCGCGACGTCTCCTGGCGCTCCCTGGAGCCGCTCCACGCCGTAGAAGAGCTGCACCGCCTGGACCAGTATCTCGACCTATCAGACTGGACGCTGTTCATCGCGGACGCGCTGTTCGGCATGAAGCAAGCATGGCGCCGCGAGTTCCTCGAGGCGCTCGCAGCGCGACCCATCCGCGCGCGCAAGATCTGGCTCTTGATCCGCGTGGATCTAATCGAAGAAGAAGACTTCAGGCTGATGGCGCGAGCAAACATCGGCCCAGGTTTTGGCTTGGAGAGCGGCGACCCCGAACAGCTTCGGCGCATTCGCAAGGCAGGCAAGCTCGAGCGCTACCTGGATAAGATGCTCACCGTCGCAGAGTGGGCGCGCACCTATCAGGTCCCGTTCGGAGCGAACATCATCGTGGGGCACCCTGGGGAAACGGAAAAGAGCCTGAGGACCAGCGCAGCCTACATGCAGAAGCTCTTCTTGGAGCACCCAAAGGGTAGCCACGGCTTCCTCTCGGTCGATCCATTTCGCTTGTACCCCGGCTCTCCCATCGACGAGGAGCGTGCGACCTGGGAGGCGCAGACCGGCATGCGCGTGCACCGCTACCCGTGGTGGGAAGACGGCGATCAAGACTTCCTCAGCGAGTGGGTCGATGCGTCGGGCGAACTCGACTACCGCGCCACTCAGCGCCTTGTCAGCGAGCTATTCGACCCCATCTTGCAGGCCCTACCCGAGCACTTCGCCTACACCGGGCCAGCGCGAGACTATTTCATGCGCGCCATCTCGGAACAGGTGGAGCACACAAGAGACCGCGCCCACCTGCGCAAGCTCGGGCTGTGGCATCTGTGGAGCGGTCTCCACTACGCAAGCACCAGCGAGGCGCGACACCACCGCATGATCGAAGACTCCGAACTCCAAGCGCGCGCCAAGCGTGAACGCATCGGGCTCGTCGAGCGAGTTCGGCGTCACGTGCCCCTCTCGCCGGAGCTGGAGCGCGCCATGCTGGAGGTTCCGCGAGAGCGCTTCGTTCCGGCAGAGCTCGTGCACCGCGCCGCGGAGGATGTGGCGCTGCGACTGGACGACAGCGGTCAGTCCACCATTAGCGCCCCCCACGCCTACGCTCTGAGCTTCAACGCCCTCGACATCGAACCCGGAGATCAAGTGGCGGATCTCGGAGGCGGTTCGGGCTACGGCGCTGCGCTGCTCGCCGAGCTCGTGGGTCCCCAGGGAAACGTCACCAGCATCGAGTACGATCCGAAGTTGGTCTGCTGGGCGCAGCAAAACCTAGCGCCGTGGCCCTGGGCGCAGGCACTGGCCGGCGACGCCCACGACGTCGCCCTGTGGCGCGGCGCCAACAAAGTCAGCATTGGCTTCGCCCTCGACGAGCTGCCGCCCGCCTTCATTGAGGCCCTGCCCGTTGGTGGTCGTTTGGTGGCGCCCGTTCATCCGGCGGAGCCACGCGACGATCGCTCCCAGGATCTCCTGCTCGTCACCCGCACCGCTCTGGGCTTCGAAACCCAGCGCCTTGAGCGCGTGCTCTACGTCCCCGATCGCGGCACCTCTCGCGAACCTAGTTCAGCCAGCAGCTAG
- a CDS encoding LysR family transcriptional regulator encodes MNWAAVNFDWNQVRAFLATAEEGSFSAASRALGLTQPTLGRQVAGLEADLGVTLFERVGRSLELTASGLELLEHVRAMGDAASRISLVASGQSQAVEGEVRITASDVMSTYVLPALICELRELAPLIRVEIIAANDIHDLLRREADIAIRHVRPNQPGLIGQLVHTATARLYAATSYLERRGRPQSLADLATHDFIGYGDVARMIELFVPLGIPITPANFKLNSASGIVGWELVRHGLGVAMMSDEVGRRTPEVEPAVPAMHPVTFPTYLATHRELHTSRRIRLVYDLLVDFYSRADRSPVAIEPHHKRINPG; translated from the coding sequence ATGAACTGGGCGGCGGTGAACTTCGATTGGAACCAGGTGCGAGCGTTTCTCGCGACCGCGGAAGAAGGCTCGTTCTCCGCAGCGTCGCGGGCACTGGGGCTGACTCAGCCGACTCTGGGCCGCCAGGTCGCCGGGCTCGAAGCGGATCTCGGGGTGACGCTGTTTGAGCGGGTGGGGAGGAGCCTCGAGCTGACCGCGTCGGGGCTCGAGCTGCTCGAGCACGTGCGGGCCATGGGCGACGCGGCGAGCCGGATCTCCCTCGTGGCGTCAGGGCAGTCGCAAGCAGTCGAAGGCGAGGTGCGCATCACCGCGAGCGATGTGATGTCGACCTACGTCTTACCAGCGCTGATCTGCGAGTTGCGCGAGCTGGCGCCATTAATCCGGGTGGAAATTATCGCGGCGAACGACATCCATGATCTCTTGCGCCGCGAGGCAGACATAGCGATCCGGCATGTGCGCCCCAATCAGCCAGGGCTGATTGGGCAGCTGGTGCACACCGCCACGGCACGGCTGTACGCAGCGACGAGTTACCTCGAGCGTCGTGGCAGGCCGCAGTCACTGGCCGATTTGGCGACGCACGACTTCATCGGCTACGGAGACGTCGCGCGCATGATCGAGCTGTTCGTTCCCCTGGGGATCCCGATCACGCCCGCGAACTTCAAGCTCAACTCGGCGAGTGGCATCGTGGGCTGGGAGCTCGTGCGCCACGGCCTGGGAGTGGCGATGATGTCCGACGAAGTTGGCAGGAGGACGCCTGAGGTGGAGCCGGCGGTGCCAGCCATGCACCCGGTGACCTTTCCGACTTATCTCGCCACACATCGGGAGCTGCACACCAGTCGCAGGATTCGCCTCGTCTACGACTTGCTTGTCGACTTCTACAGTCGTGCTGATCGCAGCCCGGTAGCCATCGAGCCGCACCACAAACGAATCAACCCGGGCTGA